GAAGCACCCAAGTCGACTCGGAGTTACGAAGCGTACAAAAAGGTAGTGCATACATCTTGACCTTGTCCTTTTAAATGTTTACATTTGGTGTATAGGCGGAAGAGGCGGCGCAGGATTCTACGATACCTGTTCCGATGAACATTCGCAATGCGCCAACGGGTCTGATGAAAGAGCTCGGGTACGGAGAAGGGTACTTGTACAACCCAGCATTTGCGTATGTATTCTCTCCCCATTCTTTGTATCTACCTGGTTTTTTTAAACTTGCGTCTCAAGGCATCCTGTGCACAACGAATTCCTCCCGATCGAGTTTCAAGGCCGTGTGTTCCTCCCCCAGCGGGAGATACGAGCGAGAAGATATGGGACGAGCGACTGTTGATGAAGTGGGAGATGAGGGGGAATGGAGGAAAAGAGTGGGAGGGGCGCAAGCTCCAGAGTCGAGAGGGCAAGCCCAGCGAGCAAGCCGAGATGAAATACGAGTGGTCTTGTTAGATTCCAAGCAAGTTGTCACGAGTCGATCTGCTTTCGTTTTGTGCTTTTCTTGTTGTTATAGACACGCTATTAATGATCAATTGACAAGCAGTGGCGACTGGATTTACGCATACACGCATCACTTTTTCTTTCCCTTGGACAACCCAATCTCCGCCACCCGTCTTCGCATCCCATTTTCCGCCTCGATCGCATCCTCCAATTTCTTCAGCCTGGCCTCAGCCTCTCCGCTCCTCTCGTCCTCTTGACCCTGACCAGGCTCGAGTCCCCTTTTCCAGCCTTTTTCTCTCCTGAGCTGAGTGACATATCCACCCGGACTGCGCCCACGAATCGCTTGATCCATCTTGCGTTCTTTCGCATCCATGCCTTGGAGAATATGAGGCGGAGCAGCACCCGCGCGGGGGTTCACGTCCACGCGCCTCATCACACGCGCATACAAGATATCACGATGGGGATGAACCGGGTCTCTAAGCCCGCGCAACCGCCTCGACGCACGCGACATGCCCATCTTGCGCACGGCGACCCTTTTCCACCTAGTAACCCACTCTCCGCGCGCGAGCTTTTCGTTTAGCTCCGTCTTTCGTTGGATCCGCCGTGTGCGGGCTTGTTTGACTTGGGCGACAATGTGCGGTGGGTAGATGTGTAGTGCTCGACGCTTGTCCTGTGTGTATGCTTCTTGAATGAGGGCTATGCGTTTTGATATAGGCAGGACTAGCACATCTCATCAGATCATGCGCAAGAAAAAGCAaaggagggggggggacaTACACCATTCATTCGTCTGCCATATTCCCTGATCCTGACTCATATACCCCCAGTCGATCAACCTCGCTTCGAATTCACGTTCTCGAGCAATATCGAGTTTCCACTCCATCAACCTGCGTTGTTCTTCGAGACGACGGGCACGGGCAAGACGGCGTCGGCGAATCATCATGCTCAGATGGATCGGCTGGCGAGCCATTCGCGGAACGAGCTTGTGGAAGAGGGTAGGACGCATGAATCCGCCTGTGAGAATGGGTCTATTGCGGAGTTGGTATATCCATTCCTATCACCGTGTCAGCTCTGATGAAATGATAATAATAACAAGATGGAGATACAAGTTCGCGCGGTATATGTCTTTCCACTTGACGCGGTTCTTCATTTCTCCAAACGTGCGTTCGAACCGAGCCAAGACGCGTTGTTTGCGAGTATCGCCTGCTTGGGCTTGGTGCATGTATTCGAGCCACTAAGGGGGGGACATGTACATGTGAGAAACGGCGTGACAGGAGAAACCGAGGGGAAACGTGACTTGCTCGGTGTCCCATAGCGAGTGCATGGCGTGTCTCTAGAGGACTGGTGAGATGATGGTTACGCTGGAACAGACCCCGGATGCGCCATTGTGTCTAGTCGTGGGTGAATCAGGTGACGACTTGGTATGGGACTGCTGACCCAACAACTCACATTCTCGCCCGGTGCAGCACGCAAGAGACCCCGATATAGTGTCCAGAGAGTAGGGACCCGGTGAGCAGCCAGTTCCCAGAAAGGAACTTTGGGACTTGTATTGCGGAGACCGGACAGGCTCTGGGCGATGGATGCGCGCAGGGCAagcgacgaggacgagggaGAATAGGGGGGCATGATGTAAGCTTTTTTCGGTAGGCGCCGGTCCGCGGATAGAGTAGTGCGTGGTGTGTGTGTGCAACAAGGCAGCGACGACAGCGATGGTTGTTCATTCGTTGTATGACGAGCTTACACTGTGAGTAGTAGCTACTAGTACCATGCAATAAGCGCTGACTGGGACCAGGTACGAGACAGAGAGCGAGTATCGTCTCGAGCCGATTGTGCGTACGTCAGAGACACGAGCGCTGAGTTTGGACCGAGGGACTGGGGACATTGTCTTGCTTGGTATGTGTTCTTCTATCACCCCGATTGCTATAGCCTAACGCACTACAGCTCCCAATGCACCGCCACCCGAGACCCGATCGACTCGAGCTATCTATGGCGTACTGGGCATTCTCTCGCTCTCGGCATGCGACTATCTCATCCTCATCACCGCCCGAGAACGGCGCGGTCTCATATTCGGCCACATAGTCTACCGCGCAACCGACTTTGCCATTCTCCCCATTGCCCCTCCTCCGGCCCCCGACCACCCGGCCGAACGTCATTTGCTGGCGCTTGTCCGCACCCACCTCAAGACCGGCGCGTTCTGGTTCAGCTATGGATGGGATTTGACTACTAGACTGCAGAACCAGCGGCCCAATGACACTCGTCCGCTCTGGGAACAGGTACATCCAACATGCGTCATCCAGGAACGTATGCTGACGTGGAGTTTATCTAGGCCACCGATCGCTTTTTCTGGAACAAGTATCTTCATACCCGTTTGATTGACATGTCCCACTCGGATTCTTCCCAGGATGTAAGTCTGCCAACTTGTTTGATTCACATCTCTCACCTTGATTCACAGTGCAGCGAATATATCCTTCCTGTTCTTTACGGATGTAAGCGCCACGCCACCCCCCTACCACTTCCATATCTGACCCGACTGTCCCAGCATTCGACATTCGCCCAGCCGccatccactccaaccccttcctcttctgcctCATCTCCCGCCGCTCCCGCTTCCGCGCCGGAACACGCTACTTTGCCCGCGGCATCGACTCCCAAGGAAACGTCGCCAACTTTAACGAAACCGAACAACTCGTGCTCGTCAACCCATCCACATCCCAACCCCCCGACGTCTTTTCCTACGTCCAAATCCGCGGGTCTGTCCCCCTGTTCTGGACAGAGATCAACACCCTGCGGTACCGCCCCGACCTACAAATCATGAACGTCGGCGCGACCCAACACGCCCTCCGCGCCCACTTGACCGACTTGAAGTCCACGTACGGGGACACCGTCTTGGTCAACCTGGTCAATCAGGTCGGGTACGAGATGCCAGTCAAGGACGCGTTTGAACGCGCCATCGAAGAGGTCACCGACGCCCCGACCGGGCTCACTGTCGGTGGACGCGGCAGGGTCGAAGGTATCGGATACGAATATTTCGATTTCCATAAAGAGTGCAAGGGCATGCGCTGGGATCGGATTAATCTCTTGGTCGAGAGGTTGCAAGATCGCTTGGACGCGCATGGGTGCGCTTGATTTCGTTCATTTTTGTGCGAGCTGGACTTATTTGTTGTTAGATGGTTCCACGTCTCGAGTTCGTCTCCTAACCCCGTCCGAACCCAGCGAGGCACCGTGCGGACAAACTGCATGGACTGTCTGGACCGTACCAATGTCGTTCAGAGCACGATCGCCAAGGGCGTTTTGGAGAAACAGCTGCGCTCGGTGGGGATCTTggaagaaggagaagagatACAAGACACAGAGTTTATGCCTATTTTTAGAAATGGTGGGTAGTTGCGCTTGGTCTACGGTCGTTGCTAATGCGGATAATATGGGCAGTCTGGGCCGACCATGCCGACTATGTCTCAAACGCATACAGCGGCTCTGGTGCACTCAAGGCTGATTTTACCCGTACCGGCGTGAGGACCAAGGGCGGTGCCGCTCGGGACGGGATGAACTCGGTCATGCGGTACCTGAAGAACAACTATTTCGACGGACCAAGACAGGTAGcgtttctttttcttgtccTGGATGATCCTCGACTAAATTGAGGGATAGGACGCATTCGATTTGATGACGGGTTCATGGGTCGCACGCCGAACACCTTTATTGAGCGCCGCGTTGTTAATCGACAAGAGACCGCTGCTTATTCGTTCTGTGCGTTTTTTTCTTTTGGTCACTTTTAAATATGTGCTTACTAGACTCGGACAGATGCCCCACGTAGCGGGCTTTTCGATCTTTATGATTCTCGCCGGTCTCACACTCCCGCGTACATCAGGTACGTTTCCCAATTCGACTCGAATGGACATAAACTAAACAACCTGCCATGATAGAATACTCGCTCGTATACTACCACCTCATCTGGTTCACATTCCTCATCCTCTCCATCCTTTTCATCCAGGCACACGGCACAGCCTACGTCGCGTGGCCCCGTCTGAACGCATCGGCCGTGCGCGACGTGCTCGAGTACGACGGACCCGGGTACCGTTCCAAGCAACACGGTCGCGGGACGGACAAGAAGCGCGGGGGAGTCAAGATGGGTCATGTAGGGAGCGACAAGGGGAGCGTGGGGAGGATGGAAGAGGTCGAGATGGGCGAGCGTAAAAAGCGGGTCGAGTAGAGTCTCTGTGGTGGAGTTTTAAAAAtgggaggaggggggggggaggtaTATGCGTACGTGACATACAGTATTTAGATTGTTTGACTGGGGTTGTCGTAATTGGATCTTGTG
The window above is part of the Rhizoctonia solani chromosome 7, complete sequence genome. Proteins encoded here:
- a CDS encoding Complex 1 protein (LYR family), with translation MPPYSPSSSSLALRASIAQSLSGLRNTSPKVPFWELAAHRVPTLWTLYRGLLRAAPGENTQWRIRGLFQRNHHLTSPLETRHALAMGHRASHWLEYMHQAQAGDTRKQRVLARFERTFGEMKNRVKWKDIYRANLYLHLEWIYQLRNRPILTGGFMRPTLFHKLVPRMARQPIHLSMMIRRRRLARARRLEEQRRLMEWKLDIAREREFEARLIDWGYMSQDQGIWQTNEWFLPISKRIALIQEAYTQDKRRALHIYPPHIVAQVKQARTRRIQRKTELNEKLARGEWVTRWKRVAVRKMGMSRASRRLRGLRDPVHPHRDILYARVMRRVDVNPRAGAAPPHILQGMDAKERKMDQAIRGRSPGGYVTQLRREKGWKRGLEPGQGQEDERSGEAEARLKKLEDAIEAENGMRRRVAEIGLSKGKKK